GACCAATCCTTCAGCGCATCGTCAGACGACAGATATCCGTCTTCGAAAAGAATTTCATTTATAATCGCTGTGTTTTCCATAGTTGCCTCCATCTTTTGTGCAAGTTCGGGGGTCAGGTCTTTAAAATTAGCGTTTTTGCGGGGGGGGCGTCTCATGATGATTTATCCAATCCGTTATCAAACGGCCAAAAAGATCGAAATCGCCCAAGCGCTTTCTGAAGATGCCGAAGATGATCTCATCGTCGGTCTTTTCGTAACGATGAACAAGCATGTTCCTGAACGATGCCATGTTCTGGAAGGTCGTT
This sequence is a window from Syntrophobacterales bacterium. Protein-coding genes within it:
- a CDS encoding DUF86 domain-containing protein, which encodes TTFQNMASFRNMLVHRYEKTDDEIIFGIFRKRLGDFDLFGRLITDWINHHETPPPQKR